The proteins below are encoded in one region of Nocardioides marmorisolisilvae:
- the tatC gene encoding twin-arginine translocase subunit TatC produces MALIDHFRELRARLMRALLALLVAVIAAFFFYHQLLDLITGPFTNAQKMLNPQTQSRIYVSGIGGGLMLQLKLCGVAGLVASSPIWLYQIWAFIMPGLRPTEKRWSLIFVAAAGPLFVAGVGIGYYVLPKALSVLINFTPHGVENLNDFDHFFSFTSRMLLVFGIAFEIPLFVIMLNLAGVVSGKALGRHRPWIIIGTFVFAAVATPSTDPFSMLFLAIPMTALFFVSEIIARIVDSRRGRARAEQPRWSDDEASPLEG; encoded by the coding sequence ATGGCCCTGATCGACCATTTCCGGGAGCTTCGCGCGCGGCTGATGCGCGCGTTGCTGGCCCTGCTGGTCGCGGTGATCGCGGCGTTCTTCTTCTACCACCAGCTGCTCGACCTCATCACCGGGCCGTTCACCAACGCCCAGAAGATGCTCAACCCGCAGACCCAGAGCCGGATCTACGTCTCCGGCATCGGCGGCGGCTTGATGCTCCAGCTCAAGCTCTGCGGTGTGGCCGGCCTGGTCGCGAGCAGCCCGATCTGGCTGTACCAGATCTGGGCGTTCATCATGCCCGGGCTACGACCCACCGAGAAGCGCTGGAGCCTGATCTTCGTCGCCGCGGCCGGGCCGCTCTTCGTGGCCGGCGTCGGGATCGGCTACTACGTGCTGCCCAAGGCGCTGTCAGTGCTCATCAACTTCACCCCGCACGGGGTGGAGAACCTGAACGACTTCGACCACTTCTTCTCGTTCACCTCACGGATGCTGCTGGTCTTCGGGATCGCCTTCGAGATCCCCCTGTTCGTGATCATGCTCAACCTGGCCGGAGTGGTCAGCGGCAAGGCGCTCGGCCGGCATCGACCGTGGATCATCATCGGCACCTTCGTGTTCGCCGCGGTGGCCACGCCGTCCACCGACCCCTTCTCGATGCTCTTCCTCGCTATCCCCATGACCGCCCTCTTCTTCGTCTCCGAGATCATCGCGCGGATCGTCGACAGCCGACGGGGTCGGGCCCGGGCGGAGCAGCCCCGGTGGAGCGACGACGAGGCGTCACCGCTGGAGGGCTGA
- the tatA gene encoding Sec-independent protein translocase subunit TatA — protein MIPLIGSLGTPELLIILAVLVLLFGASKLPDLARGSGRAIRIFKAETKGLLDDDDKPSAQKHEIDPGTEQTGERTEGERRSHPTD, from the coding sequence GTGATTCCGCTCATCGGCAGCCTCGGTACCCCCGAGCTGCTCATCATTCTCGCGGTGCTGGTGCTGCTGTTCGGCGCGAGCAAGCTGCCTGACCTGGCCCGCGGCAGCGGCCGTGCGATCCGCATCTTCAAGGCGGAGACGAAGGGACTGCTCGACGACGACGACAAGCCGTCGGCCCAGAAGCACGAGATCGACCCCGGCACCGAGCAGACCGGCGAGCGCACCGAGGGCGAGCGCCGCAGCCACCCGACCGACTGA
- a CDS encoding helix-turn-helix transcriptional regulator: MSGAKEQVTRMLALVPYLQHNQGVPLRKVADDFGVRPEQIVKDLKVLWYCGLPGLGPGELIDFNMESFEDDPDGRVQIWNADFLTRPLRLGSSEASALMVALRVLREGSPDESRAVIDRVLVKLEDATADATPTVPAHVVRTRADDAGTRTLLTRAVGEDRQVRLEYYVPSRDETTERVVDPIAVIERDGNAYLDAWCHLAQGRRTFRLDRIDAAEVLAQSRAHPDEAPRDLGEELFQASADDEVAILRLRPPARWLADYYPVDRVEEAPDGALDVTLRVGDGRWLVQLVLGQAPDVQVLSPASYAEEVSARARRALALYTDGVD, encoded by the coding sequence ATGAGTGGCGCCAAGGAGCAGGTCACCCGGATGTTGGCACTGGTGCCCTACCTTCAGCACAACCAGGGCGTACCGCTGCGCAAGGTGGCCGACGACTTCGGGGTGCGGCCCGAGCAGATCGTCAAGGACCTCAAGGTGCTCTGGTACTGCGGCCTGCCGGGGCTCGGGCCGGGGGAGCTCATCGACTTCAACATGGAGAGCTTCGAGGACGACCCCGACGGTCGGGTGCAGATCTGGAACGCGGACTTCCTGACCCGCCCGCTGCGGCTCGGGAGCAGCGAGGCCTCCGCGCTCATGGTCGCCTTGCGCGTGTTGCGCGAGGGAAGCCCGGACGAGTCGCGCGCCGTGATCGACCGGGTCCTGGTCAAGCTCGAGGACGCCACCGCGGACGCCACGCCCACGGTGCCCGCCCACGTGGTCCGGACCAGAGCCGACGACGCCGGCACACGCACGCTGCTGACACGTGCGGTGGGGGAGGACCGACAGGTTCGGTTGGAGTACTACGTGCCCTCGCGCGACGAGACGACCGAACGCGTGGTCGACCCGATCGCAGTGATCGAGCGGGACGGGAACGCCTATCTGGACGCGTGGTGCCACCTTGCCCAGGGCCGCCGTACCTTCCGCCTGGATCGGATCGACGCGGCCGAGGTCCTTGCGCAGTCCCGGGCCCATCCCGACGAGGCTCCGCGCGATCTCGGTGAGGAGCTCTTCCAGGCCTCCGCCGACGATGAGGTGGCGATCCTCCGGCTGCGGCCGCCTGCGCGCTGGCTTGCCGACTACTACCCGGTCGACCGGGTCGAGGAGGCGCCCGACGGCGCCCTCGACGTGACCCTGAGGGTCGGTGACGGGCGCTGGTTGGTCCAGCTCGTCCTGGGGCAGGCCCCGGACGTGCAGGTGCTCAGTCCGGCGTCGTATGCCGAGGAGGTCTCGGCGCGCGCTCGCCGTGCACTCGCCCTGTACACCGACGGCGTAGACTGA
- a CDS encoding helix-turn-helix transcriptional regulator, translating into MTATKSERLVNLVILLLVSKNYVSKERIRESIPEYREATSTDAFEKKFERDKDELRALGIPIEVGHLDKFFDDDQGYRIARDAFELPEIDFEPDEVAVLGLAARVWQHAGLAATTSDALVKLKSAGLDVDRRAIDAVHPTLAADDPAFEPLWQATLGRTPVEFDYRRPGDLESTHRHLQPWGVITADERWYVVGMDTDRGEPRMFRLGRIVGPVQVAGPPGSFEVPPGTDLRELSHSLAPRTDADEAVVLIRSGQAHGLRRWAEDVQHDVRPGWDRARLRHRDGGSLAAALLRFGDAVLVESPEDLRETVRTRLARLVEAGR; encoded by the coding sequence ATGACGGCGACGAAGTCCGAGCGCCTGGTCAACCTCGTCATCCTCCTGCTCGTGTCCAAGAACTACGTGAGCAAGGAGCGCATCCGGGAGAGCATCCCGGAATACCGCGAGGCGACGTCGACCGATGCGTTCGAGAAGAAGTTCGAGCGCGACAAGGACGAGCTACGCGCCCTCGGCATCCCGATCGAGGTCGGGCACCTCGACAAGTTCTTCGACGACGACCAGGGCTACCGGATCGCCCGCGATGCCTTCGAGCTCCCCGAGATCGACTTCGAGCCGGACGAGGTCGCGGTCCTCGGCCTGGCGGCGCGGGTCTGGCAGCACGCCGGGTTGGCGGCGACGACCTCGGACGCGTTGGTCAAGCTCAAGTCGGCCGGCCTCGACGTCGACCGTCGAGCGATCGACGCCGTGCATCCCACCCTCGCCGCCGACGACCCGGCCTTCGAGCCGCTGTGGCAGGCCACCCTGGGCCGCACCCCGGTCGAATTCGACTACCGGCGACCCGGCGACCTCGAGAGCACCCACCGCCACCTGCAGCCCTGGGGCGTGATCACCGCGGACGAGCGGTGGTACGTCGTCGGCATGGACACCGACCGTGGCGAGCCCAGGATGTTCCGGCTCGGCCGGATCGTCGGTCCGGTACAGGTCGCCGGACCCCCGGGCTCCTTCGAGGTGCCCCCTGGTACGGACCTGCGCGAGCTCAGTCACAGCCTGGCGCCGCGCACGGACGCCGACGAGGCCGTCGTGCTGATCCGCAGCGGTCAGGCACACGGGCTGCGGAGGTGGGCCGAGGACGTGCAGCACGACGTACGGCCCGGGTGGGACCGCGCCCGGCTCAGGCACCGCGACGGCGGCTCGCTCGCCGCCGCTCTGCTCCGCTTCGGCGACGCGGTGCTGGTGGAGTCGCCCGAGGACCTGCGCGAGACCGTGCGCACTCGACTGGCCCGCCTGGTGGAGGCGGGACGATGA
- the pafA gene encoding Pup--protein ligase, producing the protein MDRRIFGIENEYGVTCTFKGQRRLSPDEVARYLFRKVVSWGRSSNVFLRNGARLYLDVGSHPEYATPECDDITELVTHDKAGERILEGLLIDAERRLHDEGISGDVYLFKNNTDSAGNSYGCHENYLVGRNGEFSKLADVLIPFLVTRQVICGAGKVIQTPRGASYSISQRAEHIWEGVSSATTRSRPIINTRDEPHADAERFRRLHVIVGDSNMSETTTMLKVASCDLVLRMIEEGVVMRDLTMENPIRAIREIAHDLTGRRKIRLANGREASVLEIQGEYLTRVRDFVDRRELHTPVIARTLDLWERSLKAVESGDLSLVEREIDWVIKWRLIERYRQQHGLPLGHPRIQQLDLAYHDIHRDRGLYYLLERRGAVARATSDLAIFQAKSIPPQSTRARLRGDFIKRAQERRRDFTVDWVHLKLNDQAQRTVLCKDPFRAHDERVERLIEGM; encoded by the coding sequence GTGGACCGGCGGATCTTCGGGATCGAGAACGAGTACGGCGTCACCTGCACCTTCAAGGGTCAGCGGCGACTGTCGCCGGACGAGGTCGCCCGCTACCTGTTCCGCAAGGTGGTCAGCTGGGGACGCAGCAGCAACGTGTTCCTGCGCAACGGGGCACGCCTCTACCTCGACGTCGGCAGTCACCCCGAGTACGCCACTCCGGAGTGCGACGACATCACCGAGCTCGTCACCCACGACAAGGCGGGGGAGCGGATCCTCGAGGGTCTGCTGATCGACGCGGAGCGGCGGCTGCACGACGAGGGCATCTCCGGCGACGTCTACCTGTTCAAGAACAACACCGACTCGGCCGGGAACTCCTACGGCTGCCACGAGAACTACCTGGTCGGCCGCAACGGCGAATTCAGCAAGCTGGCCGACGTCCTCATCCCGTTCCTGGTCACCCGTCAGGTGATCTGCGGCGCTGGCAAGGTGATCCAGACCCCGCGCGGGGCGTCGTACAGCATCAGCCAGCGTGCGGAGCACATCTGGGAGGGCGTCTCCAGCGCGACCACGCGCAGCCGGCCGATCATCAACACCCGTGACGAGCCGCATGCCGACGCCGAGCGGTTCCGCCGGCTGCACGTGATCGTCGGCGACTCGAACATGTCCGAGACCACCACGATGCTCAAGGTGGCCAGCTGCGACCTGGTCCTGCGGATGATCGAGGAGGGCGTGGTGATGCGCGACCTCACGATGGAGAACCCGATCCGGGCCATCCGGGAGATCGCCCACGACCTGACCGGACGGCGGAAGATCCGGCTGGCGAACGGCCGCGAGGCCAGCGTCCTGGAGATCCAGGGCGAGTACCTCACCCGGGTCCGCGACTTCGTCGACCGGCGCGAGCTGCACACCCCCGTGATCGCACGCACCCTCGATCTGTGGGAGCGCAGCCTCAAGGCGGTCGAGTCCGGCGACCTCAGCCTGGTCGAGCGCGAGATCGACTGGGTGATCAAGTGGCGGCTCATCGAGCGGTACCGCCAACAGCACGGACTGCCGCTGGGGCACCCCCGGATCCAGCAGCTGGACCTCGCCTACCACGACATCCACCGTGACCGAGGGCTCTACTACCTGCTTGAGCGTCGCGGCGCGGTAGCGCGAGCGACCAGCGATCTGGCGATCTTCCAAGCCAAGTCGATCCCGCCGCAGTCCACCCGGGCACGGCTGCGCGGCGACTTCATCAAGCGGGCCCAGGAGCGCCGACGCGACTTCACGGTCGACTGGGTGCATCTGAAGCTCAACGACCAGGCCCAGCGCACGGTGCTCTGCAAGGACCCGTTCCGCGCCCACGACGAGCGTGTGGAGCGACTGATCGAGGGCATGTGA
- the prcA gene encoding proteasome subunit alpha has translation MTMPFYVSPEQLMKDRADFARKGIARGRSVAVVQYADGVLFVSENPSQALHKVSEIYDRIAFAAVGRYNEFENLRIAGVRLADMRGYAYDRRDVTGRGLANAYAQTLGTIFSSGGEKPYEVEIFVAEVADDPQDDQVFRLTFDGQVADEHGFAVMGGAADSVTAYLKDRYAPGLSRDEAIKLAVAALGHSDSGDRTISARDLEVAALDRTRTLARKFRRISAADLVALLGDAPSSPDPAGVEADQPPTESGDEPPVAPPS, from the coding sequence ATGACGATGCCGTTCTACGTCTCGCCCGAGCAGCTGATGAAGGACCGGGCCGACTTCGCGCGCAAGGGGATCGCTCGTGGCCGCTCGGTCGCGGTGGTGCAGTACGCCGATGGCGTGCTGTTCGTCTCGGAGAACCCCTCACAGGCGCTGCACAAGGTCAGCGAGATCTACGACCGGATCGCGTTCGCAGCGGTGGGCCGCTACAACGAGTTCGAGAACCTGCGCATCGCCGGCGTCCGGCTGGCCGACATGCGCGGCTACGCCTACGACCGGCGTGACGTCACTGGCCGGGGCCTGGCCAACGCGTACGCGCAGACGCTCGGGACGATCTTCTCCAGCGGCGGCGAGAAGCCGTACGAGGTCGAGATCTTCGTCGCCGAGGTCGCAGACGACCCCCAGGACGACCAGGTGTTTCGGCTGACGTTCGACGGCCAGGTGGCCGACGAGCACGGCTTCGCGGTGATGGGCGGCGCAGCGGACTCGGTGACGGCGTACCTGAAGGACCGATACGCCCCGGGCCTGTCCCGCGATGAGGCGATCAAGCTCGCCGTCGCGGCGCTGGGCCACAGCGACAGCGGCGACCGGACCATCTCCGCGCGGGACCTCGAGGTCGCCGCCCTGGACCGCACCCGCACGCTGGCACGCAAGTTCAGACGGATTTCGGCCGCCGATCTTGTCGCCCTGCTCGGCGATGCGCCGTCGTCGCCCGACCCCGCAGGGGTCGAGGCCGATCAGCCGCCGACGGAAAGTGGCGACGAGCCGCCGGTCGCACCTCCCTCGTAG
- the prcB gene encoding proteasome subunit beta, translating into MADSRLPDAYLTPGSSSFADFLGQVAPEMLPSRRTLPPGSAAELAPHGTTIVAATFPGGVVMAGDRRATMGNVIAQRDIEKVFPADEFSVVGIAGTAGLAVEMVRLFQTELEHYEKIEGTTLSMDGKANRLSTLIRSNLGMAMQGLAVVPLFAGFDLSVGHGRIYSYDVTGGRYEETAFHSVGSGSMFARGALKKLYRDDLDMGSCVTAVVQALYDAADDDSATGGPDLARRIFPIVSVITADGHRRLTQEEVAAVADHVVAGRMARPDGPAAPLDPPASANGGDQA; encoded by the coding sequence GTGGCTGACTCGCGCCTGCCCGACGCCTACCTGACGCCGGGCTCGTCGTCGTTCGCGGACTTCCTGGGCCAGGTCGCGCCGGAGATGCTCCCGTCCCGGCGCACGCTGCCGCCCGGCTCCGCCGCCGAGCTCGCCCCGCACGGCACCACCATCGTGGCGGCCACCTTCCCCGGAGGCGTGGTGATGGCGGGGGACCGGCGCGCCACGATGGGCAACGTGATCGCCCAGCGCGACATCGAGAAGGTCTTCCCCGCCGACGAGTTCTCGGTGGTGGGGATCGCCGGCACCGCCGGGCTCGCGGTCGAGATGGTCCGGCTCTTCCAGACCGAGCTCGAGCACTACGAGAAGATCGAGGGCACCACGCTGTCGATGGACGGCAAGGCCAACCGACTCTCGACCCTGATCCGCAGCAACCTGGGGATGGCCATGCAGGGACTCGCGGTCGTGCCGCTGTTCGCCGGCTTCGACCTGAGCGTCGGGCACGGCCGGATCTACAGCTACGACGTCACCGGCGGTCGCTACGAGGAGACTGCATTCCACTCGGTGGGATCGGGTTCGATGTTCGCCCGTGGCGCGCTGAAGAAGCTCTACCGTGACGACCTGGACATGGGGTCGTGCGTCACGGCCGTCGTCCAGGCGCTGTACGACGCCGCAGACGACGACTCCGCAACCGGGGGGCCGGACCTCGCGCGCCGGATCTTCCCGATCGTCAGCGTGATCACCGCCGACGGCCATCGCCGGCTGACCCAGGAGGAGGTCGCCGCCGTGGCCGATCATGTCGTCGCCGGGCGGATGGCGCGACCGGACGGCCCTGCCGCGCCACTGGACCCGCCGGCCTCGGCGAACGGAGGTGACCAGGCATGA
- a CDS encoding ubiquitin-like protein Pup encodes MAQEQKQPRKSQESEEPADAAPAAEDTVAERKEQLDEDIDAILGEIDDVLETNAEDFVKSFIQKGGQ; translated from the coding sequence ATGGCCCAGGAACAGAAGCAACCTCGCAAGTCCCAGGAGTCCGAGGAGCCGGCAGACGCCGCCCCGGCAGCCGAGGACACCGTCGCCGAGCGCAAGGAGCAGCTCGACGAGGACATCGACGCGATCCTCGGTGAGATCGACGACGTGCTCGAGACCAACGCCGAGGACTTCGTGAAGTCGTTCATCCAGAAGGGCGGGCAGTAA
- the dop gene encoding depupylase/deamidase Dop, with protein sequence MSVRRVMGTETEFGISVQGQPHANPMVASTRLVNAYASSTHKARRARWDFEEESPLRDARGFDMARQVADPTQLTDEDLGLANVILTNGARLYVDHAHPEYSTPECTNPLDVVRWDKAGEQIALDASRFASTPGEGELLLYKNNTDNKGASYGSHENYLVRRSTPFADIVKHLVPFFVSRQVICGSGRVGIGQDGRGEGFQLTQRADFFEVEVGLETTLKRPIINTRDEPHADPEKYRRLHVIIGDANLAEISTYLKVGTTALVLAMIEDRAFDPSTWDLAPATPIAALRAVSHDPSLTQLVELQNGRALTAVQMQWEFYNAAAKYVADKYGADADPQTLDVLARWESVLNRLERDPFECARELDWVAKLQLLNSYRDRDGLTWSDAKLHLIDLQYSDLRPGKGLYNRLVQLGRIDRLVDDETVTHAMHEPPEDTRAYFRGRCLSKFPDSIAAASWDSVIFDLPGRESLQRVPTIDPLRGSRAHVGDLLDQHDTALGLFEALTR encoded by the coding sequence GTGAGCGTGCGACGAGTGATGGGGACCGAGACCGAGTTCGGCATCTCGGTCCAGGGCCAGCCGCATGCCAACCCGATGGTGGCGAGCACGCGGCTGGTCAACGCCTACGCCTCGAGCACCCACAAGGCCCGTCGGGCGCGCTGGGACTTCGAGGAGGAGTCCCCGCTGCGTGACGCCCGCGGGTTCGACATGGCGCGCCAGGTCGCCGACCCCACCCAGCTCACCGACGAGGACCTCGGCCTGGCCAACGTCATCCTCACCAACGGCGCCCGGCTGTACGTCGACCATGCGCACCCTGAGTACTCCACCCCCGAGTGCACCAACCCGCTGGACGTCGTCCGGTGGGACAAGGCGGGCGAGCAGATCGCCTTGGACGCGAGCCGGTTCGCCTCGACGCCCGGCGAGGGTGAGCTGCTTCTCTACAAGAACAACACCGACAACAAGGGTGCCTCCTACGGCTCCCATGAGAACTATCTGGTCCGACGGTCGACGCCGTTCGCCGACATCGTGAAGCATCTGGTGCCGTTCTTCGTCAGCCGGCAGGTGATCTGCGGCTCCGGACGCGTAGGGATCGGCCAGGACGGCCGTGGCGAGGGCTTCCAGCTCACCCAGCGGGCCGACTTCTTCGAGGTCGAGGTGGGCCTCGAGACCACCCTGAAGCGACCGATCATCAACACCCGTGACGAGCCGCACGCCGACCCCGAGAAGTACCGCCGGCTGCACGTCATCATCGGCGACGCCAACCTCGCTGAGATCTCGACCTATCTCAAGGTCGGTACGACGGCCCTGGTGCTGGCGATGATCGAGGACCGCGCCTTCGACCCGAGCACGTGGGACCTGGCGCCCGCCACCCCGATCGCCGCGCTGCGCGCGGTCTCGCACGACCCCTCACTGACCCAGCTCGTCGAGCTGCAGAACGGTCGCGCCCTGACCGCCGTACAGATGCAGTGGGAGTTCTACAACGCCGCCGCGAAGTACGTCGCGGACAAGTACGGCGCGGACGCCGATCCGCAGACCCTCGACGTACTGGCCCGGTGGGAGTCCGTGCTCAACCGCCTTGAGCGGGACCCCTTCGAGTGCGCCCGGGAGCTGGACTGGGTCGCCAAGCTCCAGCTGCTGAACTCCTATCGCGACCGCGACGGGTTGACCTGGTCGGACGCCAAGCTGCACCTGATCGACCTGCAGTACTCCGACCTGCGACCGGGCAAGGGCCTGTACAACCGGCTGGTCCAGCTCGGTCGCATCGACCGCCTCGTCGACGACGAGACCGTCACCCACGCCATGCACGAGCCGCCTGAGGACACCCGCGCCTACTTCCGCGGCAGGTGCCTGAGCAAGTTCCCCGACAGCATCGCGGCCGCATCCTGGGATTCGGTCATCTTCGACCTGCCCGGCCGCGAGTCGTTGCAACGGGTCCCGACGATCGACCCACTGCGGGGCAGCCGGGCCCACGTCGGCGATCTGCTGGACCAGCACGACACCGCACTAGGCCTCTTCGAGGCACTGACCCGCTGA